A genomic window from Treponema maltophilum ATCC 51939 includes:
- a CDS encoding MG2 domain-containing protein, whose translation MKKNMLVPFTAVLLIAAVVLFCAAGCKKKTETEQSAPEWREGHRDFLAYNPNDPDFGYAFVPLYIKAEPEPERPAKKRNLSGPSANSVKKNASGTAASGVRPLKEYKTAYTTTRPAKNAFAVPAGVSGEVLPAAEEEGDLTVVDWGPQKELPAAIRQPSFYVVFSLPVKAISALEEPSSKSDYMRVEPAVEGVFRWYGSRHLAFEASENINPLLEYTITVNGSVKSLSGKPITGERVFKIKSEELRITGSTVGYSFAKKSGMWIDTDDVVPEAANEVLLTFNYPVKAQDFSNRIRAEVDGGVLPCTVSQKDDKSLLVTVKGNIPFDTDVYVYVDKLCIRYHTLLPFRLERTDVERSAGRFLNPVYLRFSHNVDPSSVLANLSTEPSMPIKKENIEVNGSTVIVYDLPVNFNSKYTLTVKDGIKDVYGRKLKAGKSVSVQVPEAASYVRFLDSGTKMLEAAYPHKFLFEYQNLYEPSRYSIVRTLDPLDISSWDAHVYEEDAVKPKIKIRNQRQFEVIDLDPLLDSNGKGFVRFDAEMTVPSYWDKNNLYTQKNCTTIQVTDLGITVRYGLNRAVVLVTSLATGNPVEGANVYMYNGEQPVNAAATTAYSSGTTDKNGLAVLKFDRWSAAFFDSYREAVCVEKDGDRAVFYPDTHSEWRSVSSVGDIDFGAQNFQRTFMFSDRGLYQPGETITFRGIDRTQRLGSFTPYTDEYTITLKENVWGDAEEIACLNGTCSESGGFWGSIKLPENVKPGQYVLVYERPGRKEWRSRKINITIAYFERLKFQAEVALSEATLVAGDTISGSIKASYLSGGSLPEATYTGGWVRQGCDFTSDDPALKNYTFGPREIERSMEQLSSFEGKLSADGSARISYTTAQEGIVGSPYRYFAEASVTDISNQLIAARNAVTVHPASFYIGVVKPDGVTGFAKKGQELNFPLMLASADGKALASLDFVKGNLSAELIRDDWHLVQQYGSSGSVYASYEKQSVSEYSAAVKPSLKGSVKVTPKNAGYYTLVLSGTDKNGKIAKTEYSFFVTGSGAVFWNRDFESSLRLTPDQSQYNPGDTARILLESPLPAGNYLITVEREGIFTEEVRRFEESTAVLEIPIALNYVPVIYVSVCSYSVRSGKPTHQYGEADMDKPKGFFGSTAVFVNPRVKAFSIDVAADKPSYRPGEKAVIVLNATKGGEPLADAELTLMAVDRGVLDLINYHVPNPVDFFYNEHNFPLCVKGGDSRALLMDPVTYEIKNLKGGDASDEEKEQERKKFDPTAVFIPVLKTDKNGQARAEFTLPDTLTTYRITAFGVHEDLLALQEDEMLVQNPVNVLAVKPRRLRERDTAECGVLISNLDSRSHSITVKAEVRSPQGADSANLGKAAGKAFFDGSAQKTVKVESGAQSTVYFDLAAQKAGEVEVVFSVSSDILKERLVQPLVIEHPFVFETFTATGTVERSASSVSEKVALPSFADLNAGSLSITLDATRLATLSSAVDYVFNYPYGCMEQQSARLLPLVVFGDYIATFGLQTEVPDVKKTVRKTFASWKQIQQDDGGFPYWPEGTESSFYVSVRIAHLCALAKERGYSAKDITLNTERLASYVSSNINKNYLSDYLRTYACYVLALNGKSFPASLLPSVSAKDTDISTAALAGLACLQRGSSGDKEKAQQYADTIRRYLRPDARGVDITSPDESRYYYWYANDKSMDYALTVKLFTLLNADDDMITKLLYTLLQRQKAGYWKSTAVTAFVLDSVYTVIKTAKLDNLNMSASASVDGKELVSGSFKGAGAQALTFTADFDEEPLSTVKRDMLLPLTITKKGSNPLYYTTSLRYAIPQEMQTSRDEGLGVSYILRDAETDKIVKPSSASSSLIELESGKTYEMEIKLSSGRDRSFVALRAPVPSGAEIIDAAFVTTASLTGSNRAEDEDADDEDDWYSWFYGRPMSSQRIYDNEVQYFWNDWVKGSDTVRFKFRAVRKGVYPCPPLTAECMYENEVFGRTDGYLFVIK comes from the coding sequence ATGAAAAAAAATATGCTTGTACCGTTTACGGCGGTGCTTTTAATCGCAGCAGTTGTTTTGTTTTGTGCCGCAGGCTGTAAAAAGAAAACCGAAACCGAGCAAAGTGCACCGGAGTGGCGGGAAGGGCACCGCGATTTTCTTGCCTATAATCCCAATGATCCCGACTTTGGATATGCGTTTGTTCCCCTGTATATAAAAGCCGAACCGGAACCCGAGCGGCCGGCAAAAAAACGGAATCTAAGCGGTCCTTCCGCGAATTCCGTCAAAAAAAACGCGTCCGGAACGGCAGCTTCCGGCGTGCGCCCCTTAAAAGAATATAAAACGGCGTATACGACAACGCGCCCTGCAAAAAATGCGTTTGCCGTACCCGCAGGCGTTTCGGGGGAAGTTCTTCCCGCGGCGGAAGAAGAGGGCGATTTAACCGTCGTCGATTGGGGGCCTCAAAAAGAGTTGCCCGCGGCAATCCGCCAGCCGTCTTTTTACGTCGTGTTTTCGCTTCCCGTAAAGGCGATAAGCGCGCTCGAAGAACCGTCTTCAAAGTCGGATTATATGAGAGTTGAGCCTGCGGTTGAAGGCGTGTTCCGCTGGTACGGTTCGCGCCATTTGGCGTTTGAAGCGAGCGAAAACATCAATCCTTTGTTGGAATACACGATTACCGTAAACGGCAGCGTAAAATCCTTGAGCGGAAAGCCGATTACCGGCGAGCGCGTTTTTAAAATCAAAAGCGAAGAGCTGCGCATTACCGGTTCTACGGTCGGCTATTCGTTTGCAAAAAAATCCGGCATGTGGATCGACACTGACGACGTGGTGCCCGAAGCGGCGAACGAAGTGCTGCTTACGTTCAACTATCCGGTTAAGGCGCAGGATTTTTCAAACCGTATCCGTGCCGAAGTTGACGGCGGCGTTTTGCCCTGCACCGTAAGCCAAAAAGACGACAAATCGCTGCTGGTTACGGTAAAGGGAAACATTCCTTTCGATACCGACGTGTATGTTTATGTCGATAAGCTGTGCATCCGTTACCACACGCTTTTGCCGTTCCGATTGGAACGGACCGACGTCGAGCGTTCGGCAGGGCGCTTTTTAAATCCCGTGTACCTACGCTTTTCGCATAATGTTGACCCCTCCTCGGTTTTGGCGAATCTTTCGACTGAGCCGTCGATGCCCATAAAGAAAGAAAACATCGAAGTAAACGGAAGTACGGTCATCGTGTACGACCTTCCCGTCAACTTTAATTCAAAATATACGCTGACTGTAAAAGACGGCATAAAGGATGTATACGGCAGAAAATTAAAAGCAGGAAAGTCCGTTTCGGTTCAGGTTCCCGAAGCGGCAAGTTACGTGAGGTTTTTGGACAGCGGCACAAAAATGCTCGAAGCCGCCTATCCGCATAAATTTTTGTTCGAATACCAAAACCTGTACGAACCCTCGCGTTACAGCATCGTAAGAACCCTGGACCCGCTCGACATATCGTCGTGGGACGCACATGTTTACGAAGAGGATGCTGTAAAGCCGAAGATAAAAATACGCAACCAAAGGCAGTTTGAAGTTATCGATTTGGATCCGCTTTTGGATAGTAACGGCAAGGGTTTTGTGCGCTTCGATGCGGAGATGACCGTTCCGTCCTATTGGGATAAAAATAATCTTTACACGCAGAAAAACTGCACGACGATTCAGGTAACCGATTTGGGCATTACGGTTCGATACGGATTAAATAGGGCGGTTGTGCTCGTAACAAGCCTTGCCACCGGCAATCCCGTTGAAGGCGCGAATGTGTACATGTACAACGGTGAGCAACCCGTAAACGCTGCGGCAACAACCGCGTACAGTTCAGGTACAACGGATAAAAACGGACTTGCCGTTTTGAAGTTTGATCGTTGGAGTGCGGCGTTTTTTGACTCATACAGGGAAGCCGTTTGTGTGGAAAAAGACGGAGACCGCGCGGTGTTTTATCCGGATACGCACAGCGAATGGCGTTCCGTTTCTTCGGTCGGCGATATTGATTTCGGCGCGCAGAATTTTCAACGTACATTTATGTTTTCCGACCGCGGCTTGTACCAGCCCGGCGAAACGATTACGTTCCGCGGCATCGATCGTACGCAAAGGCTCGGCTCGTTTACTCCGTATACCGATGAGTATACGATAACCTTAAAAGAAAACGTGTGGGGCGATGCCGAAGAGATTGCATGCTTAAACGGCACTTGTTCGGAATCGGGCGGATTTTGGGGTTCGATTAAACTTCCCGAAAACGTAAAGCCCGGTCAATACGTGCTTGTATACGAGCGACCCGGAAGAAAAGAGTGGCGGAGCCGCAAAATCAATATTACGATCGCGTATTTTGAACGCTTAAAATTCCAAGCGGAAGTTGCCTTGAGCGAAGCGACCCTCGTTGCCGGCGACACGATAAGCGGTTCGATTAAAGCTTCGTATTTGTCGGGCGGCTCTTTGCCCGAAGCGACGTACACGGGAGGCTGGGTGCGCCAAGGCTGCGATTTTACAAGCGACGACCCCGCACTTAAAAATTATACCTTCGGCCCGCGCGAAATCGAGCGCTCAATGGAACAGCTTTCTTCGTTTGAAGGAAAACTTTCCGCCGACGGCAGTGCACGCATTTCGTATACGACCGCCCAAGAAGGCATTGTCGGTTCTCCGTACCGCTACTTTGCCGAGGCGTCGGTAACCGATATAAGCAACCAGCTTATTGCGGCGCGCAATGCGGTAACGGTTCACCCCGCGTCGTTTTACATCGGAGTTGTAAAACCCGACGGCGTTACCGGCTTCGCAAAAAAGGGGCAGGAATTGAATTTCCCGCTTATGCTTGCTTCCGCGGACGGAAAAGCACTTGCTTCTTTGGATTTTGTTAAAGGCAATTTGTCGGCCGAACTTATACGCGACGATTGGCATTTGGTGCAGCAGTACGGTTCTTCCGGCAGCGTATACGCGAGCTACGAAAAACAAAGCGTCAGCGAATATTCAGCGGCGGTAAAACCTTCGCTCAAAGGCTCGGTAAAAGTTACGCCTAAAAACGCCGGCTATTATACGCTCGTGTTAAGCGGAACCGATAAAAACGGTAAAATTGCAAAAACCGAATATTCCTTTTTTGTAACCGGTTCGGGAGCCGTTTTTTGGAACCGCGACTTCGAATCTTCGCTGCGCCTCACTCCCGACCAATCGCAGTACAATCCCGGCGATACGGCGCGCATTTTGCTCGAAAGCCCGCTGCCTGCCGGCAACTATCTTATTACCGTTGAGCGCGAAGGAATTTTTACCGAAGAAGTGCGCCGTTTTGAAGAAAGCACCGCCGTGTTGGAAATCCCGATTGCGCTCAATTACGTGCCGGTTATATACGTGAGCGTGTGTTCGTATTCCGTGCGTTCGGGAAAGCCGACTCATCAGTACGGCGAAGCCGATATGGACAAGCCCAAAGGCTTTTTCGGTTCGACCGCCGTGTTTGTAAATCCGCGCGTAAAAGCTTTTTCGATCGACGTTGCCGCCGACAAACCCTCGTACCGTCCGGGCGAAAAAGCCGTTATCGTGCTGAATGCGACAAAGGGCGGGGAACCGCTTGCCGACGCGGAGCTGACCCTTATGGCGGTAGACCGCGGCGTTTTGGATTTAATCAATTATCACGTTCCGAATCCCGTAGACTTTTTTTACAATGAACACAACTTTCCGCTGTGCGTAAAAGGCGGAGATTCGCGCGCGCTGCTTATGGATCCGGTAACCTACGAAATAAAAAACTTGAAAGGCGGAGATGCTTCCGATGAAGAAAAAGAACAGGAGCGCAAAAAATTCGACCCGACAGCCGTCTTTATACCGGTTTTAAAAACCGATAAAAACGGTCAAGCCCGTGCCGAATTCACTTTGCCCGATACGCTTACGACCTATCGCATTACGGCCTTCGGCGTTCACGAGGATTTACTCGCTTTGCAGGAAGATGAAATGCTCGTGCAAAATCCCGTAAACGTGCTTGCGGTAAAACCGCGTCGCTTGCGCGAGCGCGACACGGCCGAATGCGGCGTGCTGATTTCAAACCTCGATTCGCGTTCTCACAGCATAACGGTAAAAGCCGAAGTGCGCTCTCCGCAGGGAGCCGATTCGGCAAACCTCGGCAAAGCCGCCGGTAAAGCCTTTTTCGACGGCAGCGCGCAAAAAACGGTGAAGGTCGAAAGCGGCGCACAGTCGACGGTGTATTTCGATCTTGCCGCTCAAAAAGCGGGAGAAGTCGAAGTCGTGTTTTCGGTATCGTCGGATATTTTAAAAGAGCGTTTGGTGCAGCCGCTTGTTATCGAGCACCCCTTTGTGTTCGAAACCTTTACGGCGACGGGAACCGTCGAGCGTTCCGCTTCGTCGGTTTCCGAAAAGGTGGCGCTCCCGTCTTTTGCCGATTTGAACGCCGGTTCTTTGTCGATTACGCTGGATGCAACCCGCTTGGCGACGCTTTCGTCGGCGGTCGATTACGTGTTCAATTATCCGTACGGCTGTATGGAACAGCAAAGCGCGCGCTTATTGCCCTTGGTTGTTTTCGGCGACTACATCGCTACCTTCGGTCTGCAAACCGAAGTGCCCGATGTAAAGAAAACCGTAAGAAAAACCTTTGCCTCGTGGAAGCAAATTCAACAGGACGACGGCGGTTTCCCGTATTGGCCCGAGGGTACGGAGTCGAGTTTTTACGTGAGCGTACGCATCGCTCATTTGTGCGCGCTTGCAAAGGAACGCGGCTACAGTGCCAAGGATATTACGCTCAATACGGAAAGACTTGCTTCATATGTTTCGTCAAACATCAACAAAAACTATTTGAGCGATTACCTTCGCACGTATGCGTGTTATGTGCTCGCGCTCAACGGAAAGAGTTTCCCCGCTTCTTTGCTGCCGTCCGTATCCGCTAAAGATACCGATATTTCGACTGCGGCCTTGGCCGGCTTGGCTTGCCTCCAACGCGGCTCTTCCGGCGATAAGGAAAAGGCGCAGCAGTACGCGGACACCATACGCCGCTACCTGCGGCCCGATGCGCGCGGCGTGGACATAACTTCTCCCGACGAATCGCGGTACTATTATTGGTATGCAAACGACAAATCCATGGATTATGCGCTGACGGTTAAACTGTTTACGCTGCTCAATGCCGACGACGATATGATTACAAAGCTTTTGTATACGCTTTTGCAGCGCCAAAAAGCCGGCTATTGGAAAAGCACGGCCGTTACCGCCTTTGTGCTCGATTCGGTATATACGGTTATAAAAACGGCTAAACTCGACAACTTGAATATGAGCGCTTCGGCATCGGTGGACGGAAAGGAATTGGTTTCCGGAAGCTTTAAAGGCGCGGGAGCGCAAGCTCTTACGTTTACCGCCGATTTTGACGAAGAGCCGTTGAGCACCGTAAAGCGCGATATGCTGCTTCCGCTTACGATTACAAAAAAAGGTTCGAATCCGCTGTACTATACGACATCGCTCAGATACGCCATTCCGCAGGAAATGCAAACGTCGCGCGATGAAGGCTTGGGCGTTTCGTATATTCTCCGCGATGCCGAAACCGATAAAATCGTAAAACCGTCTTCGGCTTCTTCTTCCCTTATCGAGCTTGAAAGCGGCAAAACCTACGAAATGGAAATAAAATTGTCGTCGGGACGCGATCGCAGCTTTGTCGCTCTGCGCGCACCGGTGCCGTCGGGGGCGGAAATTATCGATGCGGCCTTTGTTACAACCGCCTCCCTTACCGGAAGCAATCGTGCCGAAGACGAGGATGCCGACGATGAAGACGATTGGTATAGCTGGTTTTACGGAAGGCCGATGAGCAGTCAGCGCATTTACGACAACGAAGTGCAGTATTTTTGGAACGATTGGGTAAAGGGAAGCGATACGGTGCGTTTTAAATTCCGCGCCGTCAGAAAAGGAGTGTATCCCTGTCCGCCGCTTACCGCCGAATGTATGTATGAAAACGAAGTGTTCGGCCGTACCGACGGATACCTGTTTGTGATAAAATAA
- a CDS encoding transglycosylase domain-containing protein: MKVVSKIQKNVRAAGLCAAGALLLFAALDLFFLPFPKLNAFRKRDWSTRIYDRRGTLVQVLALEGGVRREFTPLSAMPRQAIDIFLAAEDKRFFSHCGLDFSAVVRAALQNIRNAQRVSGASTVTMQLARIVVPAKKRTLAAKLNEAWNALRIERRLSKNEILELYLNTLPFGFQTEGITSAAKTFFAAPLEELSIEQLCCLAVIPRRPSGNNPLEHPQVCAERACELYRSLRSPLAAADSGLGASIGSVPLEHFVRIAENARRAEYPFYLPHCVDFLKKRFAREGRSLPPEMRLTADALFSFHAENLLAGELANNSYARVYNGAVFAIENETGNIIVWVGSNSYFDRDHQGQIDGVTAMNQSGSSSKPFLYALALDKGYKPSDVLPDIPLRFGSNEVYIPRNFNNRYNGPVRFRTALASSLNVPAVSLLDSIGEAFYADTLDKLHFDSIRTKGLDAGLALALGSAPVSLYELVRAFSVFPRDGTVIPLRLLEDSGSSGEALRSADSPPDSVNDNFSPSRVYSPDSARIICSILSDSEARVKGFGFSSVFKTDFPSMFKTGTANQYQSLIALCASSAYTVGVWLGNFSGETVIGKTGSSIPAYVAKEVLTRLQTSADGSGKILPARNFAEPEHWHRGTVCALSGMIASPDCPNTISEYLPDSLTAEDKKKLRCTWHTKENGRLKTVYPEEYRNWFLSAERYGAVNAGGAPLTIVRPVSGSRFLYDRAYKNIAVVPLEINGGHGDTVRVFLDGAEYAVLERPFFINLSAGKGKHRVRAVCADEEQTVVFTVE, encoded by the coding sequence ATGAAGGTCGTTTCGAAGATACAAAAAAACGTTCGCGCCGCCGGCCTTTGTGCGGCCGGTGCGCTGCTTTTGTTTGCCGCGCTTGACCTCTTCTTTTTGCCGTTTCCGAAGCTCAATGCATTCAGGAAGCGGGATTGGAGTACGCGCATTTACGACAGGCGCGGCACATTGGTGCAAGTGCTTGCGCTCGAAGGCGGCGTGCGCCGAGAATTTACTCCGCTTTCGGCTATGCCGCGGCAAGCCATTGATATTTTTTTAGCAGCGGAAGACAAACGTTTTTTTTCGCACTGCGGACTTGATTTTTCGGCCGTAGTGCGCGCCGCGCTGCAAAATATACGGAACGCTCAAAGAGTGAGCGGCGCTTCGACCGTTACGATGCAGCTTGCACGCATCGTCGTTCCGGCAAAAAAACGCACGCTTGCGGCAAAACTCAACGAAGCATGGAACGCGCTTCGCATAGAGCGGCGCTTAAGCAAAAACGAAATACTCGAGTTGTATTTGAATACGCTGCCCTTCGGTTTCCAAACCGAAGGCATTACGTCCGCCGCAAAAACTTTTTTTGCCGCACCCCTTGAAGAGCTGAGCATCGAGCAGCTGTGCTGCCTTGCGGTTATACCGCGCCGCCCTTCGGGCAACAATCCGCTCGAGCACCCGCAGGTGTGCGCCGAGCGTGCCTGTGAACTGTACCGTTCGCTCCGCAGTCCGCTAGCTGCCGCCGATTCCGGTCTCGGCGCATCAATCGGATCCGTGCCGCTTGAACACTTTGTGCGCATTGCCGAAAACGCGCGGCGGGCGGAATATCCGTTTTATTTGCCGCACTGCGTTGATTTTTTGAAAAAGCGGTTTGCGCGCGAGGGCCGCTCTCTTCCCCCGGAAATGCGTTTGACTGCGGATGCGCTTTTTTCTTTTCACGCCGAAAATCTTTTGGCGGGCGAACTTGCAAACAATTCATATGCGCGCGTGTACAACGGCGCGGTGTTTGCAATCGAAAACGAAACGGGGAACATCATCGTTTGGGTCGGTTCCAATTCGTATTTCGACCGCGACCATCAGGGGCAAATCGACGGCGTTACCGCGATGAACCAAAGCGGTTCGAGCTCAAAACCTTTTTTGTACGCGCTCGCGCTGGACAAAGGCTATAAGCCCTCCGACGTGCTCCCCGACATTCCGCTTCGCTTCGGCTCGAACGAAGTGTACATTCCGCGCAACTTCAACAACCGCTATAACGGTCCCGTGCGCTTCCGTACCGCCCTTGCATCCAGTTTGAACGTGCCGGCCGTAAGCCTTTTGGATTCGATCGGCGAAGCTTTTTATGCCGACACGCTCGATAAACTGCATTTCGATTCGATACGCACAAAGGGCCTCGACGCGGGACTTGCCCTTGCGCTCGGAAGCGCTCCCGTATCCCTGTATGAATTGGTGCGGGCATTCAGCGTTTTTCCGCGCGACGGAACGGTTATTCCGCTTCGCTTGCTCGAAGATTCCGGCAGCAGCGGAGAAGCACTTCGCTCGGCTGATTCGCCGCCCGATTCGGTAAACGACAATTTTTCGCCTTCGCGCGTATATTCTCCGGACAGCGCGCGCATTATCTGTTCGATTTTGTCCGACAGCGAAGCGCGCGTAAAAGGATTCGGTTTTTCGTCCGTGTTCAAAACGGACTTCCCGTCCATGTTTAAAACGGGAACGGCAAATCAATATCAAAGCCTTATCGCTCTGTGTGCGAGTTCCGCCTATACCGTGGGCGTGTGGCTCGGAAACTTTTCCGGCGAAACCGTTATCGGTAAAACGGGCAGTTCGATTCCCGCTTACGTTGCAAAAGAAGTGCTTACCCGATTGCAAACCTCTGCGGACGGAAGCGGCAAGATTCTTCCGGCGCGCAACTTTGCCGAACCGGAACATTGGCACCGCGGAACCGTGTGCGCGCTTTCGGGCATGATCGCTTCTCCCGATTGTCCGAACACGATAAGCGAATACCTTCCCGATTCCCTTACCGCCGAAGATAAAAAAAAGCTCCGCTGCACTTGGCACACAAAAGAAAACGGAAGGTTAAAAACCGTGTATCCGGAGGAATATCGAAACTGGTTTTTATCGGCCGAACGCTACGGTGCCGTCAATGCCGGCGGTGCTCCGCTTACGATAGTTCGCCCCGTGTCGGGAAGCCGTTTCCTCTACGACCGCGCATATAAAAACATCGCCGTTGTGCCGCTCGAAATAAACGGCGGGCACGGCGATACGGTGCGCGTGTTTTTGGACGGCGCCGAATACGCGGTGTTGGAACGCCCGTTTTTTATAAATCTTAGTGCGGGTAAAGGAAAACACCGCGTGCGTGCCGTATGCGCGGACGAAGAACAAACCGTCGTTTTTACGGTGGAGTAG